A genomic region of Rhipicephalus sanguineus isolate Rsan-2018 chromosome 1, BIME_Rsan_1.4, whole genome shotgun sequence contains the following coding sequences:
- the LOC125756990 gene encoding uncharacterized protein LOC125756990 → MDLMRLTRDSLLELCWELDIQVDDDTPASELREIIVESKNNQEDVDYFGNLILRNQEKQVEQAKWDEECERLEHECERLERLMRLTKDSLLQLCWELDIEVDDDMPAYKIREIIVGSKNKEEDIDYFWNLILSYQEQKIEEAKRVQQHRKEMQAMDEEIERLERGLDRKQRSGQSVDVAHERCEEQSSAVQFRAVGKASTCEDSSRFKNEPRLAAAKDAALRGEAAEGQNKCDKVLCQWNSRETAKTVVEKLAQTPSESIATVDFACGVPGYFDPRGKNTSVSLGSGANEVSREHNAVGDSSQVCELGCSEENSCVVPQRVKLSASLEREEKDYLYVNHLDCAGETASESSESADQQEMRAGCSKMSPKKRRRRKRHRRARSAGKGTTSSKKGFECLSVVGRERRLSSATKFCMRPSRRTKRKRKAHCAQVQSQGRSQSASRRSIHGAFDGARECSVGGSQEVAERGEECRPPTKSLGGFGGEANGFRDCCSPPPTRKAHRERPPRVRLKNE, encoded by the coding sequence ATGGACCTGATGAGATTGACGAGGGATAGCCTGTTGGAGTTGTGTTGGGAGCTCGACATACAGGTAGATGACGATACGCCTGCGTCAGAACTCCGCGAAATAATAGTAGAAAGCAAAAACAACCAGGAGGATGTAGATTACTTCGGGAATCTAATCTTAAGAAATCAAGAAAAGCAAGTAGAGCAGGCAAAATGGGATGAGGAGTGTGAAAGGCTGGAACATGAGTGTGAAAGACTGGAACGTCTGATGAGATTGACGAAGGATAGCCTGTTGCAGTTGTGTTGGGAGCTCGACATAGAAGTAGACGACGATATGCCTGCATATAAAATCCGCGAAATAATAGTCGGAAGCAAAAACAAGGAGGAGGATATTGATTATTTTTGGAATCTAATCTTAAGTTATCAGGAACAGAAAATAGAGGAGGCAAAAAGGGTTCAACAACACAGGAAGGAGATGCAAGCAATGGACGAGGAAATTGAGAGACTAGAACGCGGGTTAGATCGAAAGCAGCGGAGTGGTCAATCGGTAGATGtagcgcacgaaaggtgcgagGAACAGTCGAGTGCGGTGCAATTCAGAGCCGTAGGGAAGGCTAGCACTTGTGAAGATAGCAGCAGGTTCAAGAATGAACCGAGGTTGGCAGCTGCGAAAGATGCTGCGCTTAGAGGAGAGGCCGCCGAAGGCCAGAATAAGTGCGACAAAGTGTTGTGCCAGTGGAATTCTAGAGAAACGGCTAAGACAGTTGTGGAAAAGCTGGCACAAACACCAAGTGAGAGTATCGCAACGGTGGATTTTGCCTGCGGTGTCCCAGGATATTTCGACCCGCGAGGCAAGAACACCAGCGTAAGTTTAGGAAGTGGAGCGAACGAAGTGAGTAGAGAGCACAATGCAGTTGGAGACAGCTCCCAGGTATGCGAGCTAGGTTGTTCGGAGGAAAACAGTTGCGTTGTTCCTCAGCGCGTTAAGCTGTCCGCCAGTCTGGAGAGGGAAGAAAAAGATTATTTGTATGTAAATCATTTAGATTGCGCGGGTGAGACAGCTAGCGAAAGCAGCGAAAGTGCTGATCAGCAAGAGATGCGAGCGGGATGCTCGAAAATGAGCCCCAAGAAGCGGCGAAGACGAAAGAGACACCGTAGAGCCAGGAGCGCGGGAAAAGGGACGACGAGTTCGAAGAAAGGCTTTGAATGTTTGAGCGTAGTAGGAAGAGAAAGGCGTTTGTCATCGGCGACAAAGTTTTGCATGCGTCCGAGCCGCcggacgaaaagaaaaagaaaagcgcattGCGCGCAGGTGCAGTCACAGGGAAGGAGTCAGTCAGCCTCCCGTCGGAGTATCCACGGCGCGTTTGATGGGGCGCGGGAATGCAGCGTcggtggttcccaagaagtagcggAAAGAGGGGAAGAATGCAGGCCTCCAACGAAGAGCTTGGGGGGGTTCGGAGGTGAAGCGAACGggtttcgcgattgttgtagtCCCCCTCCGACAAGAAAGGCCCATAGGGAGCGACCGCCGCGCGTACGTCTGAAAAATGAGTGA